In Numenius arquata chromosome 20, bNumArq3.hap1.1, whole genome shotgun sequence, the following proteins share a genomic window:
- the LOC141473845 gene encoding forkhead box protein D4-like, giving the protein MGDADTGEEAAAAAGSPGAVEPLQKPPYSYVALIAMAIRASPEQRLPLSGIYAYIAGRFPYYRGGPKGWQNSVRHNLSLNPCFRRLPRRPGPAAPGRGGDWALDPAFQDMFPGGDYRRRRRPRRPIPPSPPPPPPPPPPPPAPAVTCEE; this is encoded by the exons ATGGGGGACGCGGACACcggagaggaggcggcggcggcggcggggagcccggGGGCGGTGGAGCCGCTGCAGAAACCTCCTTACTCCTACGTGGCGCTGATCGCCATGGCCATCCGGGCCAGCCCCGAGCAGCGGCTGCCTCTCAGCGGCATCTACGCCTACATCGCCGGCCGCTTCCCCTACTACCGCGGCGGCCCCAAGGGCTGGCAGAACAGCGTCCGCCACAACCTCAGCCTCAACCCCTGcttccgccgcctgccccgccggcccggccccgccgcccccggccgcggCGGAGACTGGGCGCTGGACCCCGCTTTCCAGGACATGTTCCCGGGGGGCGACTATCGCCGACGTCGCCGACCGCGCCGACcgatccccccctcccctcctcctcctcctcctccgccgccgccgccgcccgctcccgcg GTAACTTGTGAAGAGTGA
- the TMEM201 gene encoding transmembrane protein 201: protein MEGAGALLARCPAGGLGVTVCAAAAGLLLYRMARRKKPTHVTVNCWFCNQDTVVPYGNRNCWDCPNCEQYNGFQENGDYNKPIPAQYMEHLNHVVSGATTFCDPTKPQQWVSSQILLCKKCNNHQTMKIKQLASFSPREEGKYDEEIEVYKHHLEQTYKLCRPCQAAVEYYIKHQNRQLRALLLSHHFKRRETDKTYTQNLCSSSSSASITTPAQVIFLRFLAFISCAFLVLMALYGSGDPFSLSAAVPAPVSSGPASVRNRTATSSRADLENNTSVTVAGWQELLRLLPEQMVENLSAAWAYGKNHQMAVAVLGLFTCLLAMFLAGRIRLRRIDAFASVLWFVVMSLHLAERYLKTETPNWLDTAKFGTTSLCCLVGFTAAVATRKSTGHRRYRPRRYLSGDSIALFPSGTGTGFPSSATSLFVPTPPSILQLTNQQLFRSPRRTSSSSLPGRLNRALSLGTIPSLARADSGYLFSGSRPASQSSQSKESPTSDHFSLLSGSCAPSRIPSPAPSVAGSVTSSSGSLRYRRPLISPARLNLKGQKLLLFPSQNEGLLTPTSSEEHTHSDSNIFATELSSFPKKNLSERGMHDMRSAMEGGSICSDNSIRKEDRSSHSSTCVVDTTTKGEDLAGWRGHFGNSALRGLLAVSLTLNAIFTSAYVYRSLR, encoded by the exons ATGGAGGGAGCCGGGGCGCTGCTGGCCCGCTGCCCCGCCGGCGGGCTGGGCGTCACCgtctgcgccgccgccgccgggctgctGCTCTACCGCATGGCGCGGAG GAAGAAGCCCACACACGTGACCGTGAACTGCTGGTTCTGCAATCAGGACACGGTGGTGCCGTATGGGAATCGCAACTGCTGGGATTGCCCCAACTGTGAGCAGTATAATGGGTTCCAAGAG AATGGAGACTACAACAAGCCCATCCCTGCTCAGTACATGGAACACCTCAACCATGTTGTGTCGGGTGCTACGACTTTCTGTGATCCTACCAAACCGCAGCAGTGGGTGAGCAGCCAAATTCTGCTTTGCAAGAAATGCAACAACCATCAAACCATGAAGATCAAACAGCTGGCTTCATTCTCACCAAGGGAGGAG GGCAAGTATGATGAGGAGATTGAGGTGTATAAGCACCACCTGGAGCAGACCTACAAGCTGTGCCGTCCATGCCAGGCTGCAGTGGAGTATTACATCAAACATCAGAACCGGCAGCTGCGGGCGCTGCTGCTCAGCCACCATTTCAAACGCCGTGAGACAGACAAGACCTATACTCAG AATTTAtgttcatcctcctcttctgcttccaTAACCACACCAGCTCAGGTGATATTTCTGCGGTTCTTGGCCTTCATCAGCTGTGCGTTCCTGGTTCTGATGGCCTTGTATGGGTCAGGCGACCCCTTCTCTCTCAGCGCAGCAGTCCCTGCTCCCGTCTCCTCTGGTCCAGCGTCCGTTCGGAACAGGACTGCCACAAGCTCACGTGCAGACTTGGAAAATAACACTTCTGTGACCgtggcaggctggcaggagctgctccGCCTGCTTCCAGAACAGATGGTGGAGAACCTGAGCGCCGCGTGGGCTTATGGGAAGAATCACCAGATGGCAGTTGCTGTCCTTGGGCTGTTCACCTGCCTGTTGGCCATGTTCTTAGCTGGGCGGATCAG GCTCCGCAGAATTGATGCGTTTGCTTCAGTCTTGTGGTTCGTAGTGATGAGTCTGCATTTAGCTGAGAGGTACCTGAAGACGGAAACACCCAACTGGCTAGACACAGCCAAATTTGGCACCACGTCCTTGTGCTGCTTGGTGGGCTTCACCGCAGCAGTGGCCACGCGGAAATCAACGGGCCATCGGAGATACCGGCCCCGAAG GTACCTTTCTGGGGATTCGATCGCTCTGTTTCCCAGCGGCACTGGGACTGGCTTCCCTTCCTCTGCTACGTCTCTCTTTGTCCCAACACCGCCCAGTATTCTCCAGCTGACAAACCAACAGCTCTTCAGATCCCCACGCAGAacttcttcttcctctctgcctggTCGTCTCAACAGGGCGCTCTCGCTGGGTACCATCCCCTCCTTGGCCAGAGCAG atTCTGGCTACTTGTTCAGTGGAAGTCGACCGGCCTCACAGTCATCTCAGTCCAAGGAATCTCCTACATCAG ACCACTTTTCCCTGCTGTCAGGCAGCTGTGCTCCATCCCGCATCCCCTCTCCAGCACCGTCGGTGGCTGGCTCCGTGACTTCCAGCTCAGGTTCCCTGCGGTACCGCCGGCCGCTCATCAGCCCTGCCCGCCTGAACCTGAAAGgacagaagctgctgcttttcccttctcAGAATGAGGGTCTGCTCACCCCAACCAGCTCAGAGGAGCACACCCACTCAGACAGCAACATCTTTGCCACCGAGTTGTCCTCCTTTCCAAAGAAGAACCTTAGTGAGCGGGGAATGCATG atATGAGATCTGCAATGGAAGGAGGGAGTATTTGCAGTGATAATTCCATCAGAAAGGAGGATCGCTCATCACACTCATCTACCTGTGTGGTAGACACAACTACCAAAGGGGAAGATTTGGCAGGCTGGAGAG GTCATTTTGGTAACTCTGCTCTCCGAGGTCTGCTGGCCGTGAGCCTGACTCTCAATGCTATCTTCACATCGGCCTATGTCTACCGGAGCCTGCGCTGA